The sequence gttaaagataaatgaattaaaaataagaaaaaaatgatgaaatagataatgcttgaaaaaaataaaggttgagacagataaattaaaacaagaaagtaaaattaaaataaaaaataaaaaaagtaaaataataaaaaatagaatttaagagacaaatgagtataaaaagtttaaaaatatatttgagatgtACGGGGGTAAAATTATACTTGTACAATACTTAAAAAGGTAGAAAAATTAGTTTTCAAAGACTTTTATTAGGGTAAAAAATCTAATGTCATTTTATATTTGTGACTATGACATGTAATTTTCTGAAACTAAAATATCTAGATATGACTTATCAAAGTTTGAGTTATTACGTGCCAACTAATTAGGCCAAATGTACATTATTctttataatttatcattttatttatacatgtCCATTGCCTCCCAAAGGTTTACTTCTCTTCTTCTTAAAAATCCAAATAAGTGCTGAAATCTGGATCTTAATTAAATTAGTGAATAGTAGAAAACTTTTGACACAGACCTCATATACCAATATAGTGAGGATTAATAATAGAGATTACTTTATCCAAGAAGCAAATTTCTGTTCCCCCAAGTGATTTTCCCGACATATCTTAATAAGTTCAAGAGTTATTTTGAGATGACGAGTGAGTTCAGTGTGACGATGTatgagtttaaattttttaaaaagggtaaaaaattgTATAGTTGATTCTTTAATTAATAAGTagcatgtttttattttttgtgaccACTGTGATGGCTAGGCTTTGTGTTGGTTCGGTCAAATACGCcacctttttcttttaattactGTCTAATCAATAAAATTCTCTTTATCTTATATCTTAAGAAAACGcaataaaaaaattacagaatATATTTGTTTCTAGAGATTGCTTCGAAGACTTTGAATGTTCAACCCTAATCATCCTACTTTTTAAAGCttattaaaataattcaaatcttaatttatgtaaataaaaatatacttctAAAGTATAATAATGCTTTAGGTAACACATTAAGTTTGTGTGGGTAGCGAAATGCTATTTACTTTATTAAAATTGTACAGGAGGGTAAAATATTAATTACCCATCGCATCGCAATTTTGGGGTGTATATTGATAGGATCATCAGGTACCTATTAAAAACGTTTTTGGATCAAAACGAATTGAGTTAAACAATGAATCAAATAACACGTCATATGTAACTCGCCCAACATTGGGATCcaacttttttattctttttacccTCCGCCCATTTTAACGATGGTTTTAGCTCAAAAAAATTCCATTTTGACTAGACAATTCTAATTAACTCCCAATGTCTAAATTCCATTTTGTATGCTTGATGGGTCGTTTGGGGTTCAGCCTTTGGATCAAGTCAACAGATGATGATAATCCATTAGTTTAAACATGAGTAGATTGAACAATTTactaaaaaatgagttgattttgcTACTCTAGCATCCATATGCTTGCaatttttagtgtttaatttGACTAGAGCACTCTGCAGATAGATGCTGCAATAGATTCTGGATACCAGTGCACTCTGCAGATAGAAGTAACTGCTTCCACATGCGGGTTCAATTCGTGAAAACAACCTCTTGCAATAATGCAGGGTGAGGCTGCGTCAATAGACCACCCTTGTGATCCGGCCCTTCTCCAGACCATGCGCACAGTGAGAGCTTTACTGCACCGGACTGCCTTGCCTTTTACTGTTGTACAATCTAGACCCTCTTGCAGACTTAATTGAGGTTTAACAATCTTTCTTAGCATAAATTTACATTAAGACCCATTCAGATACAGAAAGGGTGCCCATATCCTGTTTAATTGAGATTAACTGGCAAGCCTTTAGTTACATGTTTCATTTTGTTCAGTTACTGTACTAACATAGgctttagttcattcatgttatACAAATGGATCATTTTGTTTCCCCTCTAGTGACTTTCAGTACTTTGAAGCCAATGAAAACATGTCACTTGGTAAACAAGTCTTTTTCCAAAATAGCTGTACAGAACAAAGGATATACGCCAACAACTTGCTGCTCTTTTTTCCCAGAGCAGCATTTTGTTTCTTCCTATACAAAGATAGCACCTTCTTCGCTATGCAGCTACAACCTTTTGTGTGATATCCCATTCTTCCTTCCAACTAACTGTTACTTGTTTGAGATGCTTTCATTTTTGTAATTGTGTAACAACGGGAACTTTTGGGCTGCAGATGACTCGAGATCACTAGAATCATCGTAGTCCGGCGTCTCTTTTGCCTTACCCCACATTACAGTGTAGAAGCCAACGGCAATTACTGTCGCTCCGAGGATGCTGATTGTCGAAGCAGAAAGTAGTCAATCAGATTGATGATGACGTAGTTTGTAAAAGACAATGAATTGGTTGGgtggaaaaaatatataatatgcaAAAATAGTACCTTCCTAAATAAAGAGTATCTCCTAGGAGAGCGACTCCCATGGCAACTGCAATGGCGATTGCCAAAGGTTTGAACATTGCTACATACACCGGTCCTTTCACGCGCAAAGCCCAGGTGTGAACTGTATTGTTTAGGGATGAACCCAAAACTCCCTGTGTGATGCAACACGCGTCATTTCATCATAAAAGAACAGAGGCGGCAAAATCAACCTGGAGAATACAATGCAATGCCTGCTATATATAAAGGGTAGCACGGCGCACTGAAGCTCCCCCTATGCGCGGGGTTCGGCCTTTCGGATAAGGtccggaccacaagggtctattgtacgcagccttaccttgcatttctgcaagaggctattTCCACTGCTTGAATCTGTGACCTCCtcgtcacatggcagcaactttacaaGTTACGCCTGATATATGTAAAAGATAAGGAAAAGGAAAATCAAACCTATTTCTCGGTGCACTTACAGAGCAAAGGATGGAGGCCATTGTGATATCCGGTTTAATTATCCATTTGTTGGAGTCAGGTTCGGAGAAGAATCCTACAATACCAGCTAGGATGCTCACACACAAGTTGTAGAAGAAAACTACAGTCACTTCTGCTGGATACTCCTTCATAATCCATGTCTGTCataaaatgactcaactaaaagttaCTTTCTTtggttgcaacaaaaatataaaataaaaaatagctcCTTATTCCAAGACTAAGTCTGTATTGAAGAACATTTATTTAGTGAGAATATTATCGTTTAATTGGTGTTAAACGGACAAAACTGTATATACGACACGTATTTTCCATCAATTCGCTTGTTATAAGCATTGAGTGTGAAGAGAAATAAATCAGACCTGAACTATATACCACATGGGGACTAAAAAATATTCAGTTGTGAGGAAAAGGCCACCAAGCATCCAATTCGATTGAGATGAGCTGAGAGGTTGATGCAGTAAATTGGGTAGTAAATTGGGTGTGGACGTGGTTGGCACTAGGATTTTTGGGCCTTTGTATAGAGTCACTACGAATGCCCCAGCTATGGATACCGCAGTGCCCAAGACTTTGGCCCGAGTGGTTGACCTTTTCAGCTGTATCTTTTCCATCCTGTTCAACAGTTTCAATCATCAAATTTCTTATTCTAAAAAACAAAGACCACCAAGCCGATCAAATTATTTGCCATGTTAAAACAACTACGTGACTTCATTTCAGACCGGAGAGCCACATTTGAGCTTGAGACTACTGGTCTAACTTTGGAAAGTGGCCAACTTAAAAATACAATCCACAAAGTGTTATTTTTGTAAATCAGGGGGGAAAAAAATGGACTACTTGTACCATATGGCCTATCTTGaggtcatttttaaaattttgcctCACCGTTAGGTCAATTGACTAAACGTTTCCCTTAAAAGTGGAGGTTGGCAAGCTTTTCTTTTCTCAGACAAGTTTAATTGCCTAACTTAACAGAAATAGATTTCGAATAGTAGCATCGAAAGGCCACTTGTGCAAATGACCAAAAGAACTTGCAACCTTGGCCTACAACTTTTTGGTTATAAAATACAGGATTAGATGGCCTCCAACATAAGATATCTTAAATCTTTGTcaagttttttctttatttcaactGTTTCTTTCGGTTGCGAAAAATTGATTGGATACTGACAAAAGATGTTTAACAACCAACTTGACACAAATAAGAGATAAAAACCAATCATTTCATTTTAGTGGGGActtgaaaattaagaaaatgaccTGAAATTAGGACATGAGAACATAAAAGAGAACCTGAAAATGACAGCCAGGATGAAAGTAAAGGCAGGGACGAGATTGCTGATGGCGGAGGCAAGCGTAGGAGAGGCATAGTTGATGCCTGTATACCCCATTATCTGTGATGTACACCTGCACTTCCAATTATGCACTATaatatattatgaaaaagcaaGAAAACATAATTATTGTTTGTTCTTAGACTATTTTGTAGCAATTAACTGGATAAACATCGACGAATGATCATTAAGGCATATAGTCTTAAATGCTACTGGTGTGAGTTGTATTTCCACTGATCCACCGAATTATTTGCAGCTTATGGCCTTTTTTCAGGTTAATCTTTATATTCTGTCACTATCGTTGTGTTGTAGCTAAATTTTGCTTTCAAAAGCAattggatgattttttttttaacgGACAAATTTAGCATAATGCGAAGCAAATTTAAGTAGTGGCTTTAAAAAAGGTCATTCATGCAAATGCCCCACTCCTTTCTCCATCTTTGAGTATGTAacgtaaaaaataaaatacagaaaTATAAGGAAAAGAGGAAAGGACTAAACTTTATTCTTCCTTCCATTTCAATAGAGCTTActtccctttttcctttttaatcgGTTGAAAAAGAATGTCATTCTCCTCTTTCGGTAAATCCTTAATTTCAACTTTATACATGACAACATAAAAGAATGTCATTCTCCTCTTTCGGTACTTTCTTAATTTCAACTTTACACACGACAATTTCTTAATTTCAACTTTACCCATGACAATACAGAAcacattaaaatcataaaattaaaaaatattttgatacattattttagtttaagaACACAAAATTCGAAAGTACTTTATGAGCTTATTTGCCAAGTCAAAACTACACCAACAAATTGAAACAGAACAGACCCTAATAAATCTCCACATCTGAAACAGAATTACAATAGTAGCATCAATCAACTTGTACTCTAAATCTCAATTTCATTTAAGTATCTCAATATTGATTAATCACTAACTTAACAATTTTATTCAATTAATTTCCTCATGAATAACACTAACAACATCCAATCAGCCTAATTTTCTCGAAAATAACGAAACTTGTTTGAGCTTTTAGACTTTATCGTATCTGCAGATTAACATATTAAGAgtgataaaaacaagaaaagaaaagaaaaagtcaaattttaccCGATTACTCCAAGAAGAAAGATTTTTGCAAGAATTGAGCTGTTGAGAGGTGGAAGTATTCTTGATCTGCAATTAGATAATTCCAATTTTCCAAACCCCCATCAGATTCTTGATGAAAATTTACACGAGTTCATTTCTTATATAATCAATTACGACTTTTTCAGATAATAATAATTGTTATTTGAGTGATCATCCGAGTAATCGACCCAAATTACGCACAtgcaatagaaaaataaaattctttgtaactcaaaaagATCATAAAAGACTTGAGTACCTGGTGGAGAAAAAAGGAGAAGGAAGAAGGAGAAAAGCAGCAACACCATAACTGTAAACAACAAAGACATGATTACTCATGCCTTTGTTAGTTGCAGCTTTATAAAGTGTATTTAATCCAACATTTATGGATTCCATAGCTACCATAGCTGCAAATGGTAGCACTTCTTTGTAAAAAAGTGACTCCCTGTTATTGCTTCCCATTTTTGTTCTTCACTTTTTTTCTGTCTCTGATTTTGTGTGTTGACAACTCAAACACATCAAGTTTTTTGTTGCCAAATATCAATTCCTACGCGTGGTGGACATAAGCATTACCGAAAAATCTGCTATATAGGAGTGTGTGTATGCGCGCGCGTTTAATAATAACTAATATAAGAGCATATATTAAGGACCACTGGACCAGAATTAAAGCAACTGTTTTTTTAGCTACGAATACActcactttttattttgttttattattacttgGGTTCGgatgtcattttcttttttctatctagAGGGGTGCAAATATTTCTCCTTTAACCATCAATCCATGAAAAAGTAGTTTCGTTCATGTCCAATCGGACAGTAATTTCAACTTGCAAAAGGTATTTTCCAATCAAACCAATTTGTAATTAAATCAAGAAGAAATTTGAGCTCTTTGAATATGACTAAAAATGTGCTTACTATTTATGATTGGCTAAGCTTAAAATATCAATTGACAAGTGAGCCGGAtgatgatttctacatgtttaaGTTGATGTGAAGGAATGAAATGtagaataaagaaataatttcACTTTATTTATTGTAGcccacttaatttatttattatcgcagaatcataattgaaattcaaattttttattaaaatctaGCTACATGAAAACTCTTGAGTTTTCATATCCTCGAATAAACTTCTTCTCCGTCTCCACTTCAATATGACGGTCGACGGAGAATCTGTCAAatatctatataatataatataatataagtgTGAAGATCattaaaaaagtaatttaaaccatttattcttcattaaaaaaccttacaatagacaaaactgtcatttaaattttttcaaaattattatgtATTATTTACTGCTTATTCAGCTTTAGATTTTAATATTAGATTAAAACTTCTTACacaatttattttacttttctttatttggATTTATCTCCTTAGGTTTAGAGTCATATTAGTGGTATTGCCGTCGTTGGTCCATGGCATTTTAGTATTAGAATAGTAGGTAGTTTAATTGTCAAATTGAAGTTCTAATTAAGGTCATATAATTGTAGAAGGAAAgaaactattttacccctttttatatataaattcaaTTGTTAATTAAGAATAATACATTGATGTATGTTTATTTTCTCATCCTGCATAACATTTTTTTCGTTAGTTTATTGATCTTAATTTCTCATATGCTTTTATTGCATTTTTATCTgcaattatgttatattaatCATTCATCTTATATTTTTCAAATGTACTATACTGATCTTTATCATAtgttattttcttagtttaattTGACTTATTTTACTCACCTTTATAATATTAAGATATTGGAGATGCACGTCTTTGGATAGTGATGCAAAAATGTCTTCAGAAATTTTTGCTTATTATTAGTGGTAAAACAATATTTTCTGTCAAcaccataaataaatattattatcatatttataacatttatttttaaGCTTACTAACATGTATCTGTGACATGTAaatttcactaaaacttaaaaccAAGAGTTATATATAAAACTTAAACAGATAACAAGAGAtacaagatattaaaaaaaatattatgtatgtcTAAATGTGTATCTAAACCTAAAATTACCCAGATTTgaaataacaagagatacataaatccataaaaacacaaaatcaaatatataaaaagtgtaaaatgtatttgttgttttagaaaatatgtatatttggtataaataattgaatcaaaataaaaaataatgtgagatacatatatacaaaacaCCGTCGTacacaatatgtatctttaaacttactaacatgtatctttgatattcttatttcactaaagttttaaaaataagagatatatataaaaacataaacaagGAACAAGAGatacaagaaattgaaaaaaatatctttagtgtctaaatatgtatctcttatttttcatgaataacaaatagtgggatatatataatatttttagagTGGAAGAATT comes from Capsicum annuum cultivar UCD-10X-F1 chromosome 2, UCD10Xv1.1, whole genome shotgun sequence and encodes:
- the LOC107860620 gene encoding WAT1-related protein At3g28050, with protein sequence MGSNNRESLFYKEVLPFAAMVAMESINVGLNTLYKAATNKGMSNHVFVVYSYGVAAFLLLPSPFFSTRSRILPPLNSSILAKIFLLGVIGCTSQIMGYTGINYASPTLASAISNLVPAFTFILAVIFRMEKIQLKRSTTRAKVLGTAVSIAGAFVVTLYKGPKILVPTTSTPNLLPNLLHQPLSSSQSNWMLGGLFLTTEYFLVPMWYIVQTWIMKEYPAEVTVVFFYNLCVSILAGIVGFFSEPDSNKWIIKPDITMASILCSGVLGSSLNNTVHTWALRVKGPVYVAMFKPLAIAIAVAMGVALLGDTLYLGSILGATVIAVGFYTVMWGKAKETPDYDDSSDLESSAAQKFPLLHNYKNESISNK